From a region of the Odontesthes bonariensis isolate fOdoBon6 chromosome 4, fOdoBon6.hap1, whole genome shotgun sequence genome:
- the arpc1b gene encoding actin-related protein 2/3 complex subunit 1B yields the protein MAYHSFLLEPISCHAWNKDRSQIALCPNNHEVHVYKKDGAKWSKIHELKEHNGQVTGIDWAPDSNRIVTCGADRNAYVWTLKEGAWKPTLVILRINRAARCVKWSPKENKFAVGSGSRLISVCYFEQENDWWVCKHIKKPIRSTILSLDWHPNNVLLAAGSCDFKCRVFSAYIKEVEEKPGPTPWGSKMPFGEMLFESGGSGAAQTAGGGGGWVHSVCFSHSGNRLAWTSHDSTVSVAEGGKTSTVNSLSSETLPLLCVTFITENSLVAAGHDCYPVLFVYDGAKGSLTFGGKLDIPKQAAQKGISARERFQNLDRRASETQSTEKDVNTLHKNSISQISVLEGGRNQCTKFCTTGMDGGMCIWDVKTLASAMKDLKIV from the exons ATGGCGTACCACAGCTTCCTGCTGGAACCAATTAGCTGCCATGCCTGGAACAAAGATCGGTCCC AGATCGCCCTGTGCCCCAACAACCACGAGGTCCACGTCTACAAGAAAGACGGCGCCAAGTGGAGCAAAATCCACGAGCTGAAGGAGCACAACGGGCAGGTGACAG GCATCGACTGGGCTCCGGACAGTAACCGTATCGTCACCTGTGGGGCGGACCGTAACGCCTACGTGTGGACCCTGAAAGAGGGGGCGTGGAAGCCCACCCTGGTCATCCTCAGGATCAACCGAGCCGCTCGCTGTGTGAAGTGGTCTCCAAAGGAGAACAAGTTTGCTGTGGGCAGCGGCTCCAGACTCATCTCCGTCTGCTACTTTGAGCAGGAGAACGACTG GTGGGTGTGCAAGCACATCAAGAAGCCAATCCGCTCCACCATCCTCAGTCTGGACTGGCATCCCAACAACGTCCTGCTGGCTGCTGGCTCGTGTGACTTCAAATGCAG GGTGTTCTCAGCGTACATAaaggaggtggaggagaagCCCGGGCCCACTCCCTGGGGCAGCAAGATGCCGTTTGGGGAGATGCTGTTTGAGTCCGGAGGCTCCGGAGCAGCTCAGACTGCAGGGGGAGGCGGCGGCTGGGTGCACAGCGTGTGTTTCTCACACTCCGGAAACCGCCTGGCCTGGACCTCCCACGACTCCACGGTGTCGGTCGCAGAGGGGGGCAAGACGAGCAC GGTGAACAGCCTGAGCTCAGAGACGCTGCCTCTGCTGTGCGTCACCTTCATCACGGAGAACAGCTTAGTGGCAGCA GGCCACGACTGTTACCCTGTGCTGTTCGTGTATGACGGCGCCAAAGGCAGCCTGACATTTGGGGGCAAGCTCGACATCCCCAAGCAGGCGGCCCAGAAGGGCATCAGTGCCAGGGAACGTTTCCAGAACCTGGACCGCCGAGCCTCGGAGACGCAGAGCACCGAGAAGGACGTGAACACGCTCCACAAGAACAGCATCAG cCAAATCTCAGTGCTGGAGGGGGGAAGAAACCAGTGCACCAAGTTCTGCACCACCGGCATGGACGGAGGAATGTGCATCTGGGATGTCAAG ACTCTGGCGTCTGCTATGAAAGACCTGAAGATAGTGTGA